One Solanum pennellii chromosome 10, SPENNV200 genomic region harbors:
- the LOC107001324 gene encoding uncharacterized protein LOC107001324, producing MAADICADHPNAFWERKKHIVTLPYEDSFSESDIPTKSRPCQMNAEFVDFCKKEIDSLLQKGLIKPSKSPWPCTAFYVNNAAEQERGVPSMGGNDPPPWSQARGRGGKNRGRGRSTSQSSQRSSYDSSFQ from the exons ATGGCAGCTGATATTTGTGCAGATCATCCAAATGCTTTTTGGGAAAGGAAAAAGCATATTGTGACTTTGCCTTATGAAGATTCTTTTTCTGAATCAGATATTCCTACAAAATCTCGCCCCTGTCAAATGAATGCAGAGTTTGTTGATTTCTGTAAAAAGGAAATTGATAGTTTATTACAAAAGGGACTTATAAAACCCTCTAAATCTCCATGGCCTTGTACTGCCTTTTATGTTAATAACGCTGCAGAACAAGAAAGAGGTGTTCCCAG CATGGGAGGAAATGACCCTCCTCCTTGGTCACAAGCACGTGGCAGAGGGGGTAAAAATCgaggaagaggaagatcaaccTCTCAGTCTTCTCAAAGGTCGTCATACGACTCATCATTCCAATAA